The DNA segment CCGCATCCAACACAACAATTTTTTTATTCTCTTGAACCAATTGTGCTAAAGCTTCACCATAAGCTTCTCTCGTTGCTTTTCCCATTATTGTGCCTCCAATTCTTGCAATGCTTGTTCATATTGTTCTAGGTTGGGTGCCTTACCATGCCAACCGGCTTGGTCTTCCATGAAAGAAACACCTTTTCCTTTAATTGTTTTAGCAATAATCACTGTTGGTTGTCCTTTTGTTTCGCTAGCTTCTTTGAACGCGGCTCTTAATTGTGTAAAATCATGTCCATCCACACAAACCACATGCCAACCAAATGCTTTAAACTTTTCATCCAATGGATTTGGATTCATCACATCACTTGTGCGACCATCAATCTGTAAGCCATTCACATCAATAATGGCACATAAATTATCATTTTTATAATGGGCGGCAGCCATTGCCGTTTCCCAAATTTCACCTTCTTGAGACTCACCATCACCAATTAAGCAATACACACGATGCGAATTGCCATCCAGCTTATTCGCTAAAGCCATACCATCCGCAGTCGCAAAGCC comes from the Bulleidia sp. zg-1006 genome and includes:
- a CDS encoding transketolase, whose amino-acid sequence is MEIKELQAHAKNIRKNILREIFSAQSGHPGGSLGATDILTELFFEVMDMDETNVNGINRDRFVLSKGHTSPLLYAVLAEKGVLADEQLDTFRKINSKLQGHPNMNYVVGVDMSTGSLGQGFATADGMALANKLDGNSHRVYCLIGDGESQEGEIWETAMAAAHYKNDNLCAIIDVNGLQIDGRTSDVMNPNPLDEKFKAFGWHVVCVDGHDFTQLRAAFKEASETKGQPTVIIAKTIKGKGVSFMEDQAGWHGKAPNLEQYEQALQELEAQ